Genomic DNA from Halobaculum sp. MBLA0147:
CGTCGCGTGGTGGCGAACCTCTTCCGGAACGCCATAGAACACGGCGGGCGGACGGTCACCGTCACGGTGACGTGGATCGGGACGGACCCCGATTCAGCCGACCCGGTCGCGGTGGGCGGCGCGAGCCCAGTCACGGACGGCACGCACTCCTCGTCCGACGACGTACCTCTCGGGTCCGATGAGAGTGGTGTCGGCGGGTTCGCGATCGCCGACGACGGGCCGGGGATTCCGGCGTCCGAGCGCGACAGCGTGTTCGAGACGGGGTACACCACGGACGCGGAGGGGACCGGCTTCGGACTCTCCATCGTGCGCCGGATCGCGGAGGCACACGGCTGGACGGTGCGGGTGACGGACGGCCCGGAGGGGGGCGCACGGTTCGTCTTCGACGGCGTCGAACGGGTGAGCGGTGGCGGCGAGGCGGCGACTCGCTGAGTCGGAGACACGACTCCGTTCGGGACCCGCGAGACTCGTCCGACGGGCGACACTCGTCAGTCGACGGTGAACCGCTCGAACCTCCGGGCGGCGTAGGCGGCCGCGAACAGGCCGGCGACACCGAGTAGTAACGCGGATACGCCGACGCCGACGGCCGACACGACGAGCGCGCTCGTCCCGAGGACCCCGGCGACGGCGTCCGCGACCGGTGCCACCGCCAGCGCGACGCCCGGTCCGGCGAGCAACACAAGCCCCAGCGAGTAGCCGGCGAACGCGAACAGACTCGGGACGACCGCCTCGCGGCTCCGCGTGACGCGCGAGGCTTCGAACTTCGGGAGCAGCGTCCCGACGCCGGCCGCGAGCGCGGGCGCGGCGACCCCGACGACGACGGCGGCACCGGTCACCAGGAGCACCCGTGGGAGTGGGTCGCCCGCGACGAGCGACAACCCGCCGGCGAGTGCCGTCCCGACGCCACCACCGAGGACGACGCCCGGGAGGACGACACCGCGGACGAACGCCCACCCGGGGACGCCGCTGGTGGCGGTCACCGGGAGCGTCGCCCCCTGGTCGCCCAATGGATTGAGCGCGAAGCCGGCGCCACCCGCCCAGGCGGCGTACAGCGCCGCCGTCGGGGGGAGCGACGCCGGGATCCGGCCGGTCTCGACGGCCGTGGAGACGCTGGGTGCGAGCAGGAACACGGGGTACGCGACGAACAGCAGTTTCACCGGTGCTCTGATCGCCCGAACCGTCGACACGCGGGCGATCCAGGCGGCACGGGGACCGACGAGCCGGCCGACGAGACCGGCGTCGACGCTCGTCTCCCCGTCGCCGTGGGCCGTCGGGTCGCTCGCGACGCCGTCGGCGTACCACAAGAGTCGTGCGAGCACCCCCGTGACCGCGAACAGCCCGACCGCGAGACCGAGACTCCCGACGAGTGCGACCCCGCCGCGGACGAGGTCCGTCCCGACGACCGGCGCGAGTGCGAACTCGCCGAGCCACGTCAGTGGTGGTCGTGCGACGGTCGTCAACAGCGGGTCGAAGACGGACTCGATCTCGCCGGAGAGGAACGTCCAGACGTAGGCGACGAACACGATCGCCCAGATCGGCACCCGGAGTCGCTGGACCAGTCGCGAGCGGACGGAGACGTTCGCGACGGCGTGCCCCACCGTCTGTCCGGTCGCGACCCCGAGGACACCGGGGACGAGGACGGCGAGTGCGACCGTCGCCGCGACCGTCGGCGTGCCGGTGCCGAGCGCGTACCCGACGCCGACCACCACTGCCGGTGGCGTCAGATAGCCGAGTGTCCCGAGCAGTTCCACGGCCGCGACCCCGGCGAACAGGTCTCGGGCGGCGACCGTCGTCAGGTAGCCGTCCCGGTTGTCCGGGTCGGCGCCGTCCGTGATCACGCGGACCGCGGCGAAGGCGCTCACCGCGAGCCACACCCCCGGCGGGACCACGTCGGCGGCGACCGTCACGAGTTCGGTGTCGCCGGACTGCCCGACGAGGAACGCCCCGACACCCAGTCCGATCACGACCGGGACGAGGAACAGCCCCGAGATCACCAACGCGATCAGCTGTGAGGTGCGGCCACGGAGCGCCCGGAGTCGGCGTCGCACCTCCCACCAGACGATCAGCCGAACCCGACCGGCGTCCGGGAGTCGTGTCACCGCCGTGCCTCCTCGTCCGCCGACGAGGTCGTCTCGACCGCCGGCTCGTCGTCCGACGCGACACTCCCCACGTCCTCGCCCACGAGGTCCGTCCGCTCCTCGCCACTCCCACCGGTCACGTCGAGGAACACGTCCTCCAGCGTCCGCTCGTCCCCCTCGGCAGCACGGCGCTTCAGCGTCTCGGGTGGCCCCTCGGCGACGAGTTCGCCGTCCGCGAGCACGCCGACCACGTCGGCGAGTTCGTCCACGACCGGCAGGATGTGCGTCGAGAGGAACACCGTCGTGTCGCCGCGACTCAACTCCGCGATGGTGTCACGCACGGTTCGGGAGGCCCGCGGGTCCAGCCCGCTCGTCGGCTCGTCGAGGAACAACACGTCCGGCTCGTGGAGCATCGCCTGGACGATCCCCGTCTTCTGTTTCATCCCCTTCGAGTACTCGTCGATCCGGCGATCGGCGTCCGCGGCCAAGTCCAATCGCGCGAGCAACTCGTCGATCCGGTCTGCGGCCGCCGACTCGAGGTCGCGCAGTCCCGCGGTGTACTCCAACTGCTCGCGGGCGGTGAGTTCGTCGAACAGCGGCGGCTCCTCCGGGAGGTAGCCGATCCGCTCGACGACCGCCTCGCGATCCGAGACGGGCTGGCCGGCGACGTGTGCCGTCCCGTGGCTGGGGCGAGTGAGCGTCGTCAACATCCGCATCGTCGTCGTCTTGCCGGCCCCGTTCGGGCCGAGGAACCCGTAGACCGTCCCCGGATCGATCGACAACTCCAACGCGGAGACCGCCTCCGTGTCCCCGTAGCGCTTCCCGAGTCCCTCCGTCACGATGGCACCGGTCTCTGACACGTCCGAGGTGTCTGTGCCGGCGGCCCTAAATCCCCACCTCCCGTCTCACTGGTCGTGACTCGACGCCGCGGGTCGGACACCCCGGCGCGACGAGCGAGAGACGTGTCGCGGACACGGATCACGAGACGTGTCGACGACCCGCACGGGAGAACACGATAGGAGGAGAACGGCGGCAGTACGAGTGTGAGAGAGCGGCGGTCGGTGGCAGTCGCAGTCACTCGGCCGCGGTCGGTCGACGCGTGTCAGTCGACGCGTGTCAGTCGACGCGTTTCAGTCGACGCGTTTCAGTCCCTGTCCGATTCCGGCGGCGTCACAGTCGTCTTCGGGGCAGCCGTAGTGCCACCCGTCTTCCGTGGCGCGGCCCTCTGGGAACTCGGCACCGCACTTTCGACACCGGAGCAGATCTCGGCCGACCTCTCGCGTCGCGAGTTGGGGCATACGCGAACACTCGGACGGAGAGGATTTGAATATACCGATGTTTCGCGTCGTTTCGTCCGCGTCCGTCTGTCCAGCGGCCGGTTTCGGCCGTCTCTGTCCACCCGACACCCACTCGACGCCAGACGGCGGAGCCACCACGGGGTCACGACGGCGGCGACCGTATCCAGTCAGGTACTTGTTGCTGCAGTACGGACGTAGAATCATGCGGGAACTAGACGAGACGGACGTGTCGATCCTCCGACTGTTGGCCGAGGACGGTCGCCGCTCGTACAGCGAGATCGGCGAGGTGGTGGACCTGACACCCCCGGCGGTGTCGGACCGGGTCACGCGACTCGAGGACGCGGGTGTGATCCGGCAGTTCACGATCGACGTGGACCGATCGACGCTCCGCTCGGGGACGCCGGTGTTGGTCCGTGTCGAGCCGGAACCCGACGCCAGAGCGGCCGTCCGCGAGCGCCTACTCGCGGCGGACGCGGCCGAACACGTCTTCACGACCGCCGAAGGCGAGGTCGTCGTCTTCGCTCGCACCCCGACGACCGCCGTCCACGACTGGCTCGTCGACACCGTCGGTGCCGAGCGCCTGCTCGACGCCGAGGTGGATCTCGTGGCCGACGCCGAGTGGACGCCCGCCGTCGACACCGTCGACTTCGCGTTCGACTGTGCCGAGTGTGACAACACCGTCACCAGCGAGGGAACCTCCGCCGAGATCGGCGAGGAACTGCGCCACTTCTGTTGTTCCTCGTGTGAGTCCGCCTTCCGCGACCGCTACGAACGGATGGCGGACGGGGCCGACGAGCCCGCGTGAACGGTCTGGGCCGCCCGTGCGGTGCGGTTGTCCCCGTTCAGTCCTCGTCGCCGAGAATCCCGCGGTGGGTCATCGCCTCCGGGTCGAGCACCTCGTCGGCCTCCTCGGCGTCGAGGTACCCCTTCTCGATCACGACCTCTCGGATCGTACGGCCCTCCTTGAGCGCCTCCTTGGCGACCTCGCTGGCCTTGTCGTAGCCGATCGCGGGGTTGAGCGCCGTCGCCAGCGCCATCGACTGCTCGACGCGCTCGGCGGCGTGTTCGGCGTTCGCCTCCAACTTCGCGACGAACTTCTCGCCGAACACCTCGCTCGTGTTCGCCAACAGCCGCGCCGACTGGAGGTAGTTGTGCGCGATCACCGGCTTGTAGAGGTTCAGGTCGATCTGTCCCTCCGCCGCGCCGGCCGACACCGCCGCGTCGTTGCCGACGACCTGCTTGTGGACCTGGTTGACTGACTCCGCGACGACCGGGTTCACCTTCCCCGGCATGATCGAGGAGCCGGGCTGGTTCTCCGGCTGTTCGATCTCGCCCAACCCGTTGCGTGGGCCGGACGCCAACAGCCGCAGGTCGTTGGCGATCTTGTTGAGACTGCCGGCGACCGTCCGGAGTGCACCGTGGGCCTCCGCCATCGCGTCGTGGGCCGCCTGCGCCTCGAAGTGGTTGTCCGCCTCGCGGAACTGCGTGTTCGTCTCCTCGGAGACGTACTCGGCCGCCAGCCCCGGGAACTCGGGGTGTGTGTTGAGCCCCGTGCCGACCGCGGTGCCGCCGAGGGCGAGCTCCCGGAGGTGGTACCGGGAGTCTTTCACGCGCTTGATCCCCTTCCCGACCTGCGCGCGGTAGCCGCCGAACTCCTGGCCGAGTCGGATCGGCGTCGCGTCTTGGAGGTGTGTGCGCCCCGTCTTCACCACGTCGTCGAAGGCAGCCTCCTTCGTCTCCAGTTCCGCGTGGAGTCGCTCCAACGCCGGGACGAGGTCCTTCTCGACGGCCTCCAGGGCGGCGACGTGCATCGCCGTCGGGATCACGTCGTTCGAGGACTGCCCGTAGTTGACGTGGTCGTTCGGGTGGACCACGCGGTCGCCGATCTCCTCGCCCATGATCTCGGCGGCCCGGTTCGCGATCACCTCGTTTGCGTTCATGTTCGAGGAGGTGCCCGAGCCGGTCTGGAACACGTCCACCGGGAACTGGTCGTCGTGGTCGCCCGCGATCACCTCGTCGGCCGCCTCCGCGATCGCCGCCGCGATCTCCTCGTCGACGAGCCCCAACTCCGCGTTGGCTCGCGCGGCGGCCTTCTTCACCACGCCCAGCGCCCGGACGAAGCGTCGGGACATCCCGATCCCCGAGATCGGGAAGTTCTCGACGGCCCGCTGGGTCTGGGCGCCCCAGTAGGCGTCGGCGGGCACCTGCATCTCCCCGAGACTGTCGGACTCGGTCCGGTACGCCGTCTCCTCGTCTGCGTCGTCTGCCATACGCGCCCGTTCGCCGAGACACGCGTAAAACCCTCCGGAACCCGGCGACGAGTCGTCTCCGGTGTCGCTGCAGTCGTGGTGGCCGTCGGCGTCGTCGTTCAGTCGGCCGTGGCGACCGTGGTGGCCGTCGGCGTCGTCGTTCAGTCGGCCGTGACGACCGCGGCCGTCTCCCGAGACTCGATCAGCGCCTCGGCGACGCTCGTCACGGTCTCGCGGTCGAGGTCCGCGAGCACGCCGTGTCGTGTCTCACCGACCTGCCACCACACGGCCACGCCGCGGTCCGTCTCGGTGACGTTGACTGTCGTCCCCGCGAGTGTCGTCTGCGTGGCGTTCTCCGCGACCGCACCCAGCGCGCGGTCGCTCGTACTCGACACGACGGTCAGGTTCCCCGGTCCGTCGTACCGCTGGACCGCGACCGTCGCGTTGTCGTACGTCACCGTCGTCCCCTCTGCGAACGCGAACCGGTCGTCGTCGACGCGGGGGAGCGTCGCCTCCGTCGACGACTGCAGCGTCGCGAAGCTGTCGACCGGCTCGCCGAAGCTCGCGCTCGCCGCGGCGGTGCCGGGCGGCTGGAACGTGCTGTCGGCGACGCTGACGTTGAACTGCGTCTCCGTCACCCGCGTCGTCACGGTGCCGTTCGGCCCCGCGAGTTCGGTCTTGTGGACCGTCGCGTCGTCCGTGTCCACCCACAGCGTCACCGTCCCCTCGGTGTCGTCGGCCGGCGTCACCTCGACGACGTACACCTCGGTCCCGTCCAGCGTCGTCGTGTCGACCCGCTCGGCCGTGCGGTTCTCCGCCGACCAGTCCCACAGGCGCTGTCGCTCGGTCGCGTTCAGGCTGTGGTTGCCGTCGTCGCTCTTCTCGGCCCACTCCTCGCGGGCCGCCTCGGCGTCGTCCTCGTCGTACACCCGTGTCAGCCCGGTCTGTTCGTCGTGGACCCACGCGACGGTCCCGTTCGAGCCGACGACGTAGGTGCCGTTGCTCGTCGTCACGGCCACCCGCGACTCGTTGTCGTCCGTCGCCGCGAACGACACGTCGAGCGTCTCCGTCTCCGTCTCGTTTTCGACGGTCACCGTCGCCGCCCCGACGACGGTCTCCGCGTTCTCGTAGCGGTCCTCCACGTCCTCGAGGATGGCGTCGCCGCTCGGCGCGCTCGGAGCCGCCAGGGTGAGTCCCGCGACCGCCGCCGCGCCGACCAGCGCGACCGCGAGCGCGACCACCGCCGCGTTCCCGGTCAGCCCACGGTCGCCGTCGTCTCCTGTCATCACGTTCAGTAGGGCTTCGACAGCCTTGACTCCTCGGGTGGTACGCCGGGTAGTGTTCAGATACGGGTGAGTAGTCAGACGAGACTATCACTCAGGAAGCCCCGAGGGGATCGCGGTCGCTCGGCGACATATCGCGCCTCTCGGCACCACCCGGCGCGATAGGGGCCGCCGAGACGACTGAAGTGAACGCGATCCCCTCGCCCCTTCCAGTCCCGCCCAAATCCGCCCCGCACAGCGCCTCGCCCTCCCCAGCCTCGTCGCTCGCTGCGCTCGCTCCTCCCTCGCGCGTTCCTCGCGCGCCACCCGCAATCGTCGGCTTATCTGAACACCACCGCACGCGTCGCGTGTGTTACCCCACGAAAAGAGCTCGGTCAGAGACGCCACCGGGGCGCTCCGCGGAACGCCCGCTCGGGGTGTCCTCGCGGCGACCACCTCCGCCACCGCACCCGTTCGACGGGTCGCCGTTCGGACCCACCCGGCCGTCTCGCCCGGCCGACCCCGGCCGTCACCCCGGCGGCGCGTACGACGGGGACTTCGGAGCCGCGATCCGCTCGACCTGCTCGTCGGTCAGTTCCAGCTCCACCGCGCCCAACACGTCCCGCAACTGCGCGCTCGTCTTCGGGCCGACGATGGGCGCGGTCACCACGTCCTGGGCCAGCAGCCACGCCACCGCCACCTGTGCGGGGGTGGCGTCACACTCCTCGGCGACGGCACGGACGGCGTCGAGCACCGCCCAGTTCTCCGGCGAGAAGTACGACCGCACGGACTCCGAGGCCGCCCCGCGCGTCCCCGCTGCCGGCTCTTCGTCCCGCTCGTACTTCCCGGTGAGGAACCCACCCGCCAACGGCGACCACGGGATCACGCCCACGTCCTCACCCTCGCACACCTCCAACAGGTTCGCCTCCTCGTGGCGCGCGACCGCCGAGTACTCCGGCTGCATGCAGGTGAACCGCGACAGGTCTTCGAGGTCGCTCGTGTACAGCGCCTTCGTGAACTGGTAGGCCGTCATCGTCGAGGCGCCGATGTACCGCACACGGCCGGTCTCGACGAGGTAGTCCAGCGCCGCCAGCGTCTCCTCGATGGGTGTGTCCTCGTCCCAGCGGTGGATCTGGTAGAGGTCGACGTAGTCAGTCCCGAGCCGATCGAGACTCGCCTCACACTGGTCGATCACGTGCTTGCGCGACAGGCCGCTGCCGTTCGGGCCGTCGCGCATCTCGCCGAACACCTTCGTCGCGACGACCACCTCGTCGCGGTCGTACGCTTCGATCGCCTCGCCGACGATCTCCTCGCTCTCGCCGTACGAGTAGACGTTCGCCGTGTCGAGGAAGTTGATCCCCGCGTCGATCGCCTCGTGGATCAACTGGACGCTCTCGGCGCGGTCGTTCACCATCCACTCCCGCTCGGACCCGAAGTTCATGCAGCCGAGACACAGCCGCGACACCTCCACCCCCGTCGCTCCCAGCGTGGTGTACTCCATACACGCCGCCTTCTGCCCGCTCCGATTTCAACCTGCGGAGACACTCCTGGGTAGTGTTCAGACAAGGATGAGTAGTCGGACGAGACTACCACTCAGGAAGCCCCGATCCGTCGCCGGGCGGCTCCGCCGCCCGGCTGGTAGCGGGAGCTTCGCTCCCGCCCACCTCGCGGTCGCTCGGCGGCATATCGCGCCTCTCAGCACCGCCCGGCGCGATAGGGGCCGCCGAGACGACTGGAGTGAACGCGAGCGGATCTACGGGAGAGCGGAGCTCTCCCGAGGAAACGGCGGCAGAGCCGCCGTGACCGCCCGTTCCAGCCCCACCCGAAACCGCTCCGCACAGCACCTCACCCTCCCCAGCCTCGTCGCTCGCTGCGCTCGCTCCTCCCTCGCGCGTTTCTCGCGCGCCACCCGCAACTATCGGCTTATTTGAACACCACCACCAACTTCTGTCACAGTAGCGGCGACTCCCGGCGACTGGGCGAGCGGTACCGCCGTCCACGTCAGATCAAGGGGACGAACCACCGCCTCCACGACGACTGCTTCAGTCCTCCGCGTCCGCCGACGCGGCCGGGCCACCACCGCTCCCGTCGCCGCCGGCGCCACCGCCGGCCCCGTCGCCGATCTCCTCGACGACGCGGGCGTGGAACTCCTGGAGCGCCGCGGACTCGTCGTCGGCCAACACCACGTCCGAGGCCGCCAGCGTCGCCAGCCCGAACGCCCGCGGGGACGGGGAGTCCACCTCGTAGCTGTGGATCGTCACCTCGCCCCGCTGGATCGCGCCCAACACCTCGCGAATCCCGCGCAGGTTCAGTTTGTCCTCGGTTATCTCGCGGTACGTCTCCTCGATCACCGCGAAGTCGTCCAACTCCTCGGCGAACGACAACAGCATCTCCGAGGACACCTGCTGTTCGGCCGCCGACTTCTCGTACCCCTTGTAGCGTTTGAGGATCATCAGCGACCGCGTCGCGTCGATCCGGAAGTAGCGCTTGAGCAGGTCCGTCCCGTCCAACGCGGCCCGCAGGTCCGGCAACGCCGCCGCCGGCTCGACACTCTCGATCACGTCTGCCACGTCCACCTTCCGGTTCAACGGCATCGCGACGGTGAACCCGTTGTCCGCGACGGCCACCTGCACGTTCGTGTTCGTCCGCTGGGCACACCGGTACGCCACCAGCCGCGAGAGCCCGTCGTTGAACCGCCGCCCGTAGTTCGAGTGGACGTAGTACCGCCGCCGGTACTCGTCGCGGTCCAACTCCTCCTCGACGACCAGCCGCTCGTCCGTCGCGATCGACTCCAGTCCCGCGTACCGCCGCTGTTGGTCGAACGTCCGCGCAAGCGCCCGCACGGCGTTCTCGTCGACCGGCAACCCACGCAGCCACGTCCGCAGCGCCGACCGCCCGCCGTCGCGCAGTCGCTCGACCACCGTCCGCTGGAACGAGAGGATCTCGCGGCCGAGGTCGTAGCTCAGTGGGAGCCGTTCGGAGAACCACGACGGCACCGTCGGCCGCGCACTCGTCGGGTCGACGTACACCTTCGAACCGCGGCGGTACCGGAACTCGTAGTTCGTCCCGCCGAGCACGAACACGTCGCCCGGCTCCAGCGTGTCGAGGTACTCCTCGTCCAACTGCCCCACCCACTCGTCGCCGCCGCGGGTGTACACGTCGCAGGTGAACGAGTCCGGGATGGTGCCGATGTTCGTCATGTAGATGACCCGCGCCATCCGGCCGCGTTTGCCGATCAGCCGCTCGCCCACGTCGTACGCCTCGTAGTGGTGCTCCCCGTCGGGCGGGTCGTTCGTGTCGCGCCAGATCTTCGCGTAGACGTTCTTGTCTTCCAACCCGTCGTAGTCGGCGGTGAGGTACCGACAGAGCTGTTCCCAGTCGGCGTCCGTGTAGTCGCGGCACGGGTACGCGCGCCGTAGCGTCGCCAGCACCTCCTGCTCGGGTCGCACGTCGTTGATCGCCATGCCGTAGACGTGTTGGGCGGCCACGTCCTGGGCCGTCTCCGGGACGAACACCCGGTCGACGAACCCCTCCGTCGCCTTCTGGAGCATCACCGCACACTCGACGAGTTCGTCCCGGTCCAACGCGATCACCCGGCCCTCGACGGTCTGGCCGAGTTGGTGGCCCGCGCGCCCGACCCGCTGGAGCAGCGACGCGACGGACTTCGGCGACCCCACCTGGACGACCAGGTCGAGGTGTGGCATGTCGATCCCCAACTCCAGGGATGTCGAGGAGGTGACCACGTCTACGTCGCCGGACTTCAGGTCCGCCTCGATCGCCTCGCGCTTCTCCTTCGACATCGAGCCGTGGTGACACCCGGAGTTCGTCTCGTCGTAGGTGTCGAACTTCGTCCGGAGGTTCTCCAGGACACGTTCGGCCCCCGACCGGGTGTTCGTGAACACCAGGGTGTTCTCGTGGGCGGCGATCAGCTCGTGGAGCCGGTCGTAGAAGGCGGCGTCCACCACGTCTCGGGGGGTGTCGATCAGATCGTCCGTCGGACACTCCAACCGGAGGTCGAAGTCCCGGACGAACCGCGTGTCGACGATCTCGTAGTCGCGGAACCCGTCGTCCGCGCCGGCGTCGTCTCTCTCTGCGTCGTCGACGCTCTCCCTATCGCCGTCGCCACCCACAGTTCCGTCGCCGGCGTCACCGCCCTCCGCGGTCGCCAGCGGTTCCGTCCCGTCCGCGCGGCCGACGAGGAACTTCGCGACGGTCGACAGCGGCTCGACGGTCGCCGAGCAGCCGATCCGCGTCGGGGAGGTCTCGGCCATGTTCTCCAGCCGTTCTAACGAGACGGCGAGGTGGGTGCCGCGTTTGTTCTCCGCCAGCGAGTGGATCTCGTCGACGATCACGTACTCCACCGAGCGGAGTTTCTCCTTGAACTTCGGCGAGTTCAGCAGGATCGCGAGTGTCTCCGGCGTCGTGTTGAGGATGTGTGGCGTCGTCTCCAGCATCTGCTGGCGCTCGCTGTCGGAGGTGTCGCCGTGACGGATCGCGTGGCGGATCTCCGTCTCGTGGCCGCGCTCCGCCAGCTTCTCGCGGATCCCGTCCAGCGGCTCCGTCAGGTTCCGGTGGATGTCGTTGGCCAACGACTTCAGCGGAGAGACGTACAGACAGTAGACGGCGTTGTCGAGCCCGTCGGGCTGCTCGCGCTCCCGCCGGTACAGTTCGTCGATCACCGCCGAGAACGCCGAGAGCGTCTTCCCGCTGCCGGTCGGCGAGCAGACGAGCGTGTTGGTGCCCTCCTGGATCAGCGGGATCGCCTCCCGCTGTGGCGGCGTGAAGAACCCCTCGTTCTGTGGGACGAACGCGCCGAACTGCTCGACCCACCACTCCCGGACGGAGGGGGCCAGCCGGTCGAGCACCTCCCCGTCCGTGATCTCGACGGTCGCCGGGTCGAACGCGTAGTCGGTCGCCGTCGCACCCAACAGCTCCCGGCCAGACATACGGACACACTCGGTCGCGGTGAACAAGTGGGTTGCGACGGTGTCGTGGTGTGGTCGTCGCAGTCGACACTCCGGCGGCGACGCCACCCGACCTCCGGGTCCGAGCGGTCCTGGCTCCGAGTCCGCGTTCGGGTCCACGTCCGGGTCCACACCCGCGTTCGGGTTCGGGTCCGCGCCCGCGTTCGCGTCCGGGTCCGACCGCGATCCTGCGACACCCACGCTAGCGCGAGTCACACGAGCCGTTCCACACGACGACGAACACAACTACACTCAGTTGGACAAATACTTACCCGTCGCTGTCGGCAGTGTCGGGGCACGGAGCGACGCACGGAGGCACACATGTCGCAGACACACACCGGCGAGGGAGGCGAGACGGTGCTGCCGGGACTGAGCGCGTTCCAGCAGAACGTCCTCGCGGTCCTCGCCGACGAGGCGATGTACGGGCTGGCGATCAAACGCGAACTGGAGACGTACTACGACGACGAGGTGAACCACGGGCGACTGTACCCGAACCTCGACGAACTCGTCGAGTTGGGACTCGTTGAGAAGTCCCAACTGGACCGGCGCACCAACCGGTACGCACTCACCGACCGCGGCCGGCGGACGGTGTTGCGGAAGGCCGCGTGGCTCCTCGACAACTACGTCGACGAGTCGACGGGCCGCGACGACGTGGAACGACTCTTGGACGACGTGGTGTAGTCGCCGCTGTTGCGTCCGCCTCGGCTACCACGCGGTCGTTCCCAGCGCGCGTCCGTCCCCGGTGACAGACCGCCTCGTCACGTCACAGCGGCGGGTGCTTGTCGGCGGCGGCGAACAGGTGCCGCAGCGACTCCTCGACGACCGCGCGCTGCTCGTCGGTCGGCCACGCGTTGCGCGGGTAGTACTCCTCCAGGAACTCGGTGACCTCCTCGGGCGTGGCAGTGTCGGCCTCGCGGGCGTAGTGGTTGCTCATGAAGTCCGCGAACACCCGCGCGTTCCGCCGGTGGACCGCCCCGTGTGCCTCGCCGACGGCCGCCACCAACTCGTCGTTGTGGTCCGCGACGGCGTCCCACTCGTCGGGGTCGCCCGGGCCCGAGAGGACGAGTTCCCGTGCGCGGTCCGTGTCCTCGACGCGGTCCAGGGCCACCTCGCCGTCGACGAGCCACTCCTCGGGGTACAACACGAGCGTGTCGTCCGTCTCCCGGACGCGACTGGTGAACCCGTACTCTGCGAGCCGCTCGGCGCGGTCCTCGCGGTAGGCGGTCGCCTCCGCGTCGTCGGTCGCCCGTCGTGCGAGGCGCGTCAGGCGGCGCGCCTCCTCGGCGACGGACTCCGGGAGCGTGTCCTCTGGCGTCTCCTCGGTGTCACTCTCTGTGGCCGCCGTCTCGCCTGCGGTCGGTTCGCCGGCAGTCGACCCCGCCGCGTCGTCCGGTGCGCCCGTCTCGTCGGTCGGTGTGTCCTCACCCGTCATCGAGTGCCTCGTTGGCGCGTTCGTCTGCGCGTTCGTTCAACTCCCGCGGGACGTGCTCCAGCGACCAGCGGTCGAACTGCTCCAGCAACTCCCGGACGCGGACGCGCCGCTCCCGCAGGTCCGGGTCGTTCGCGTCCCACTCGCCGCGGACCTGTCTGACGATCAACTGCGAGTCGCCGCGGGCGTCGACCTCGTCGAGTCCGTAGTCGGCGGCGGCCTCCAGCGCGCGGATCAGGGCCTCGTACTCCGCGCGGTTGTTCGTCGCGGTGCCGATCCGCTCGCCACCCTCGGCGACGATCCCGTCGGCGGTGACGATGGCCCACCCGACCGCCGCCGGGCCGGGGTTCCCACGACTCGCGCCGTCGAAGTAGACGTGGCCGCGGCCGCCGCCGTCCCGCAGCGGGAGTGTGAGCGCCTCGGGGTCGGCCCCCTGGACGACCACCTTCCCGTCGTAGGCGACGGCCGTCGCGCCGTCGTGGTCCGCCCGCCACAGTTCGTGGTCCGTGTTCCCCTGGGCGACCGCGACGCCGGCGTCCACCAACCGCTCGCGGGCCGTCTCCGGGTCGATCTCGACGACTGGCACGGGCGTCACTCGGCGGGCGCACAGCGAAAGCGTTGCGGGTTCGAGCCGCGTGCGCGTGGCCGGACTGGAACCGTCGTGCGAGCGG
This window encodes:
- a CDS encoding HVO_2901 family zinc finger protein, whose protein sequence is MPQLATREVGRDLLRCRKCGAEFPEGRATEDGWHYGCPEDDCDAAGIGQGLKRVD
- a CDS encoding ABC transporter ATP-binding protein, whose translation is MSETGAIVTEGLGKRYGDTEAVSALELSIDPGTVYGFLGPNGAGKTTTMRMLTTLTRPSHGTAHVAGQPVSDREAVVERIGYLPEEPPLFDELTAREQLEYTAGLRDLESAAADRIDELLARLDLAADADRRIDEYSKGMKQKTGIVQAMLHEPDVLFLDEPTSGLDPRASRTVRDTIAELSRGDTTVFLSTHILPVVDELADVVGVLADGELVAEGPPETLKRRAAEGDERTLEDVFLDVTGGSGEERTDLVGEDVGSVASDDEPAVETTSSADEEARR
- a CDS encoding outer membrane lipoprotein carrier protein LolA, yielding MTGDDGDRGLTGNAAVVALAVALVGAAAVAGLTLAAPSAPSGDAILEDVEDRYENAETVVGAATVTVENETETETLDVSFAATDDNESRVAVTTSNGTYVVGSNGTVAWVHDEQTGLTRVYDEDDAEAAREEWAEKSDDGNHSLNATERQRLWDWSAENRTAERVDTTTLDGTEVYVVEVTPADDTEGTVTLWVDTDDATVHKTELAGPNGTVTTRVTETQFNVSVADSTFQPPGTAAASASFGEPVDSFATLQSSTEATLPRVDDDRFAFAEGTTVTYDNATVAVQRYDGPGNLTVVSSTSDRALGAVAENATQTTLAGTTVNVTETDRGVAVWWQVGETRHGVLADLDRETVTSVAEALIESRETAAVVTAD
- a CDS encoding aldo/keto reductase gives rise to the protein MEYTTLGATGVEVSRLCLGCMNFGSEREWMVNDRAESVQLIHEAIDAGINFLDTANVYSYGESEEIVGEAIEAYDRDEVVVATKVFGEMRDGPNGSGLSRKHVIDQCEASLDRLGTDYVDLYQIHRWDEDTPIEETLAALDYLVETGRVRYIGASTMTAYQFTKALYTSDLEDLSRFTCMQPEYSAVARHEEANLLEVCEGEDVGVIPWSPLAGGFLTGKYERDEEPAAGTRGAASESVRSYFSPENWAVLDAVRAVAEECDATPAQVAVAWLLAQDVVTAPIVGPKTSAQLRDVLGAVELELTDEQVERIAAPKSPSYAPPG
- a CDS encoding AsnC family transcriptional regulator, which translates into the protein MRELDETDVSILRLLAEDGRRSYSEIGEVVDLTPPAVSDRVTRLEDAGVIRQFTIDVDRSTLRSGTPVLVRVEPEPDARAAVRERLLAADAAEHVFTTAEGEVVVFARTPTTAVHDWLVDTVGAERLLDAEVDLVADAEWTPAVDTVDFAFDCAECDNTVTSEGTSAEIGEELRHFCCSSCESAFRDRYERMADGADEPA
- a CDS encoding class II fumarate hydratase, which produces MADDADEETAYRTESDSLGEMQVPADAYWGAQTQRAVENFPISGIGMSRRFVRALGVVKKAAARANAELGLVDEEIAAAIAEAADEVIAGDHDDQFPVDVFQTGSGTSSNMNANEVIANRAAEIMGEEIGDRVVHPNDHVNYGQSSNDVIPTAMHVAALEAVEKDLVPALERLHAELETKEAAFDDVVKTGRTHLQDATPIRLGQEFGGYRAQVGKGIKRVKDSRYHLRELALGGTAVGTGLNTHPEFPGLAAEYVSEETNTQFREADNHFEAQAAHDAMAEAHGALRTVAGSLNKIANDLRLLASGPRNGLGEIEQPENQPGSSIMPGKVNPVVAESVNQVHKQVVGNDAAVSAGAAEGQIDLNLYKPVIAHNYLQSARLLANTSEVFGEKFVAKLEANAEHAAERVEQSMALATALNPAIGYDKASEVAKEALKEGRTIREVVIEKGYLDAEEADEVLDPEAMTHRGILGDED